A single uncultured Fibrobacter sp. DNA region contains:
- a CDS encoding PHB depolymerase family esterase translates to MRSPRLFSITSSAILLSALCSSAFAWSINGVVKSKISGRLLGGVKISTFNIGGYETVSAEDGTFSLSGEGTDALADIRASKMAIHMEGNMLTIYNADAQILNVSIIDAMGKVLKQNNVGQVQGIVSLDLGKLARGTKFVRINADRNNSTFMVTDKGVTALKKEGDMLPMLQFSLAEYANQVYQMKAEVETGVEILMEKPSNTNSSSSGGELIIPSSSSKKQDDTPVDCTGKTYQAGDHNMSVNVDGKNRTFIMHVPSTYTGDKPVPLFVDYHPIGGSSEGQKKDTKYRALTDKEGVIALYPQGTTKTMGPGWNVGPCCSNDDDLKFSREMIAAVEEKVCIDKKRVYAAGFSMGGGMSNHVACFMSDIYAAVAPAAMDLNTTNSAKCNPERPISVIMFRGTADPVCRYQGGDSGYNDGLNFLGAEGNFQFWAQKNGCTGVATTNGDGCQEYSTCRDGVKVVLCTKQGGGHEQGDGNIGWPFLKQFTLP, encoded by the coding sequence ATGCGGAGTCCTAGACTTTTTAGCATAACCAGTAGCGCAATCCTGCTTTCCGCCCTTTGCAGCTCGGCTTTCGCCTGGAGCATCAATGGCGTGGTGAAATCCAAAATTTCCGGCCGTTTGCTCGGCGGCGTAAAAATCAGCACATTTAACATCGGGGGCTACGAAACGGTTTCCGCCGAAGACGGGACTTTCTCCCTCAGTGGAGAAGGCACCGACGCCCTCGCAGACATAAGAGCATCTAAGATGGCCATCCATATGGAAGGCAACATGCTCACGATATACAACGCGGATGCCCAGATTCTCAATGTATCCATCATTGACGCTATGGGCAAGGTTCTTAAGCAGAACAACGTTGGACAAGTCCAGGGTATTGTCTCTCTCGACCTGGGCAAGCTCGCTCGCGGCACCAAGTTCGTCCGCATCAACGCCGACAGAAACAACAGCACCTTCATGGTTACCGACAAGGGCGTAACCGCACTCAAGAAGGAAGGTGACATGCTCCCGATGCTCCAGTTCTCGTTGGCTGAGTACGCCAACCAGGTTTACCAGATGAAGGCCGAAGTCGAAACCGGCGTCGAAATCCTGATGGAAAAGCCCTCCAACACGAATTCGAGTTCGAGCGGAGGCGAACTGATTATTCCTTCTTCCAGCAGCAAGAAGCAGGATGACACCCCGGTGGATTGTACCGGCAAGACATACCAGGCCGGCGACCACAACATGAGCGTGAACGTGGACGGCAAGAACCGTACCTTCATTATGCATGTGCCGAGTACCTACACGGGCGATAAGCCGGTACCCCTGTTTGTCGACTACCACCCGATTGGTGGCAGCAGTGAAGGTCAGAAGAAAGATACGAAGTACAGAGCACTCACCGACAAGGAAGGCGTTATTGCCTTGTACCCGCAAGGTACCACCAAGACGATGGGCCCGGGCTGGAACGTAGGTCCGTGCTGCTCTAACGATGACGACCTCAAGTTCTCCCGTGAAATGATTGCCGCCGTGGAAGAAAAGGTCTGCATCGACAAGAAGCGCGTATACGCAGCAGGTTTCTCGATGGGTGGCGGTATGAGCAACCACGTGGCCTGCTTCATGTCCGACATCTACGCCGCAGTGGCTCCTGCTGCTATGGACCTGAACACCACGAACAGCGCCAAGTGCAATCCGGAACGTCCGATTTCCGTTATCATGTTCCGAGGCACGGCTGACCCGGTCTGCAGATACCAGGGTGGCGATAGCGGCTACAACGACGGTCTGAACTTCCTCGGAGCAGAAGGTAACTTCCAATTCTGGGCACAGAAGAACGGCTGTACAGGCGTCGCAACGACCAACGGCGACGGCTGTCAGGAATACTCCACCTGCCGCGACGGCGTGAAGGTTGTCCTCTGCACCAAGCAGGGGGGTGGCCACGAACAAGGCGATGGCAACATCGGCTGGCCGTTCTTGAAGCAGTTCACCTTGCCGTAA
- a CDS encoding family 43 glycosylhydrolase — translation MKFAKSVKVAAALVGFGLCTQAMAENPLIQTYYSPDPAPVVFGDTLCTYSGNDEGGSFFTMHGWRVSCTTDMVNWTDMNTLILEAGDFNGSAKKNGDWASQCIRRNDKYYYYVTVESTRGGRAVNVAVSDKKEGPFKDALNGKHLAGPNWDYIDPTVFIDDDGQAWLYWGNPKLYYCPLKENMIECASDIKVSDMSTFNGKYTEGPWIHKRGKKYYMIYAAGGIPESIDYSWSDSPTGPWTYKGVIMPSSEPGSAFTVHSGIVDFKGRSFFFYHNQKNVKGGGYSRSTAIEEFTWNADGTIPTIRATNNGVVKPIKNLDPFVRVEAETKAWVGGMTVNTSGGYTIIEHVGAEYGNVFLTKMNSGFYTKVRSVDMGDGADRIIVCTRGNGGKLELHAGSENGALLASMNIPASSAWEEHTFDVTDAAGVDDLFFVVKQGGFDFDYWYMESEKTAVPQTAYNDKPATIPGKIEAENYDVGGHNKAFYDNDRENQGKVYREDEVDVVDISDSKCGEAACTGYAIGYTNDGEWMEYTINVTSDAKYDITANVATAFETSAMQLFIDDKEITESVVAPKVDSVWTTYKVIDVGSVDLKKGEHVLKLLITGGYLNVDWIQFVDPSNPTSIGVARNVQLAPQTASYNVFGATGKFLGRIDNVQASLSASLKQAGYANGMYILRGVNHSKTVRVQVK, via the coding sequence ATGAAGTTTGCAAAGAGCGTTAAGGTGGCTGCAGCCCTTGTTGGTTTCGGGCTTTGCACGCAGGCTATGGCCGAAAACCCGCTTATCCAGACCTATTATTCTCCGGACCCGGCGCCTGTCGTGTTCGGCGATACGCTTTGCACCTATTCCGGCAACGACGAGGGCGGCAGCTTCTTCACGATGCACGGCTGGCGCGTATCGTGCACCACGGATATGGTGAACTGGACCGACATGAACACCCTCATTTTGGAAGCGGGAGACTTCAACGGTTCTGCCAAGAAAAACGGCGACTGGGCATCTCAATGTATTCGCCGCAACGACAAGTACTATTATTACGTGACCGTGGAATCCACCCGCGGCGGCCGCGCCGTCAACGTAGCCGTGTCCGACAAGAAGGAAGGCCCCTTCAAGGATGCCCTGAACGGCAAGCACTTGGCGGGCCCCAACTGGGACTACATCGACCCCACCGTATTTATTGACGACGATGGCCAGGCATGGCTCTACTGGGGTAACCCGAAGCTCTATTATTGCCCCCTCAAGGAGAACATGATCGAATGCGCAAGCGACATCAAGGTCTCCGACATGAGTACCTTTAACGGCAAGTATACCGAAGGCCCGTGGATTCACAAGCGCGGCAAGAAGTATTACATGATTTACGCCGCCGGTGGCATTCCCGAATCCATTGACTATTCCTGGAGTGATTCTCCGACGGGCCCCTGGACCTACAAGGGAGTCATTATGCCGAGTAGCGAACCGGGTTCCGCGTTCACCGTCCACTCCGGCATTGTCGACTTTAAGGGCCGTAGCTTCTTCTTCTACCATAACCAGAAAAACGTGAAGGGCGGCGGCTACAGCCGTTCTACCGCCATCGAGGAATTCACCTGGAATGCCGACGGTACCATTCCCACAATCCGCGCCACCAACAATGGCGTCGTGAAGCCCATCAAGAACCTTGACCCGTTCGTGCGCGTGGAAGCCGAAACCAAGGCTTGGGTTGGCGGCATGACTGTCAATACGTCGGGCGGTTACACCATCATCGAGCATGTCGGTGCCGAATACGGCAATGTGTTCCTCACCAAGATGAACAGCGGATTCTATACGAAGGTGCGCTCTGTGGACATGGGCGACGGTGCCGACCGCATTATCGTTTGCACCAGGGGTAACGGCGGTAAGCTTGAACTCCATGCCGGTTCCGAAAACGGCGCTCTCCTTGCGTCCATGAATATCCCTGCAAGTTCTGCTTGGGAAGAACATACCTTTGATGTGACCGATGCTGCCGGCGTCGACGATCTGTTCTTTGTGGTAAAGCAGGGCGGGTTCGATTTCGACTACTGGTATATGGAAAGCGAAAAGACTGCCGTTCCGCAGACAGCTTACAACGATAAGCCGGCGACAATTCCGGGCAAGATCGAAGCCGAAAACTACGACGTGGGCGGTCACAACAAGGCTTTCTACGATAACGACCGCGAAAATCAGGGCAAGGTCTACCGCGAAGACGAAGTCGACGTCGTAGACATTAGTGATTCCAAGTGCGGGGAAGCCGCCTGCACGGGCTACGCCATCGGTTACACGAACGATGGCGAATGGATGGAATACACCATCAACGTCACTTCCGATGCCAAGTACGACATTACGGCGAATGTGGCAACCGCATTCGAGACCTCAGCGATGCAGCTGTTCATTGACGACAAGGAAATCACAGAATCGGTTGTTGCCCCGAAGGTCGATAGCGTATGGACTACCTACAAGGTGATTGACGTGGGCTCTGTCGATCTCAAGAAGGGCGAACACGTGCTCAAGCTCTTGATTACCGGCGGTTACTTGAACGTGGACTGGATTCAGTTTGTTGATCCTAGCAATCCCACTTCTATCGGCGTTGCTCGCAATGTTCAGCTTGCCCCGCAGACAGCGTCTTACAACGTGTTCGGCGCCACCGGCAAGTTCCTCGGACGTATCGACAATGTTCAGGCAAGTCTCTCTGCAAGCCTTAAGCAGGCGGGTTACGCGAATGGCATGTACATCTTGCGCGGTGTGAACCACTCCAAGACTGTGCGCGTTCAGGTGAAATAA
- a CDS encoding endo-1,4-beta-xylanase: protein MKNILTTVTKVAALALAASTFSFGVGMAENAAKFVGNITTNGQVRADFGTYWNQITAENECKWASIEGTRGNYNFSGCKRAYDWAKQNGAHFKFHALVWGSQYPNWLGSLSVDETKKAITAWFDAVQREFPDLEMIDVVNEAIRTGQGQYHSGYTNTKIIQALGGDNNGDYTFVTTAFKMARERWPKAILIYNDYNTVQWNKDQGIQLIQTIKKNGAPVDGYGLQAHDMMSQGGGQGGTGGGGTCLNINTLKNTVQEIYDKTQIPLFISEYDIASMDDNIQKQCYEEQISYFMESEFVAGITIWGYVFGSTWLKCGSDQEQDKKGCSGIIRQNGEERAAMKWLKQYLAENQGVNETGLPTGVLTPVDPEPQTPFKGTAYDLSSKIEAEDFDVPGKGKGNNSYSVSGDCDDTWNTTYRKGTSVKIGEKNGGLVLGCNPTGNYFQYTINVAEAGDYTVTANVAANGSGSILFKVGDNVVSDTLAYTGESWTSFDQVKGKMKLEAGEQILTLEISKGYIDVDWFEISKEGTTSIAQKVHFDNNARQNYIVFDTHGVRLGVLSAYGFDAAKQILKSSNEVKSSGIYYLRNRLTGEMQSVRIAK from the coding sequence ATGAAAAATATTTTGACTACAGTAACAAAGGTGGCAGCGCTTGCTCTTGCGGCGTCAACCTTCTCTTTCGGCGTCGGCATGGCAGAAAATGCCGCCAAGTTCGTTGGAAACATTACGACCAATGGTCAGGTTCGTGCCGATTTCGGTACATATTGGAACCAGATTACGGCCGAAAACGAATGTAAGTGGGCTTCTATCGAAGGAACCCGCGGTAACTATAACTTCTCCGGCTGTAAGCGCGCTTACGACTGGGCAAAACAGAACGGAGCCCATTTCAAGTTCCACGCCCTGGTGTGGGGCTCGCAGTACCCGAACTGGTTGGGCAGCTTGAGCGTTGACGAAACCAAGAAGGCCATTACCGCTTGGTTCGATGCCGTTCAGAGGGAATTCCCCGATCTCGAAATGATTGACGTGGTGAACGAAGCTATTCGCACGGGTCAGGGACAGTACCACTCTGGTTACACGAACACCAAGATTATTCAGGCCCTTGGTGGCGACAACAATGGCGACTACACCTTCGTGACTACGGCCTTCAAGATGGCTCGTGAACGTTGGCCGAAGGCAATCCTCATTTATAATGATTATAATACCGTTCAGTGGAACAAGGACCAGGGTATTCAGCTTATCCAGACCATTAAGAAGAACGGCGCTCCGGTGGATGGCTATGGCTTGCAGGCTCATGACATGATGAGCCAGGGCGGTGGCCAGGGCGGTACCGGTGGTGGCGGAACCTGCTTGAACATCAATACCCTGAAGAACACGGTTCAGGAAATCTATGACAAGACTCAGATTCCTCTGTTCATTTCTGAATACGACATTGCTAGCATGGACGATAACATCCAGAAGCAGTGCTACGAAGAACAAATTTCGTACTTCATGGAATCGGAATTTGTGGCTGGCATTACGATTTGGGGTTATGTCTTCGGTAGCACGTGGCTGAAGTGCGGCTCTGATCAGGAACAAGATAAGAAAGGCTGCTCTGGCATTATTCGTCAGAATGGTGAAGAACGCGCCGCTATGAAGTGGTTGAAGCAGTACCTCGCCGAGAATCAGGGCGTCAACGAAACAGGACTTCCGACGGGTGTTCTGACCCCGGTCGACCCCGAACCGCAGACTCCGTTCAAGGGTACGGCGTATGATCTCTCGAGCAAGATTGAAGCTGAAGACTTTGACGTTCCTGGTAAGGGTAAGGGCAACAACTCCTATTCAGTTAGCGGCGATTGTGACGATACTTGGAATACTACCTATCGTAAGGGAACATCTGTTAAGATTGGTGAAAAGAATGGCGGTCTTGTTCTTGGTTGCAACCCGACAGGAAACTACTTCCAGTACACCATCAACGTGGCAGAAGCCGGCGACTATACCGTGACGGCAAACGTAGCTGCTAACGGATCGGGCTCTATCCTGTTCAAGGTCGGCGACAATGTTGTTTCGGATACGCTTGCATATACCGGTGAATCCTGGACTTCCTTCGATCAGGTCAAGGGAAAAATGAAGCTCGAAGCCGGCGAACAGATCCTGACTCTCGAAATTTCCAAGGGATATATCGATGTCGACTGGTTCGAAATCTCGAAGGAAGGCACTACTTCGATTGCTCAGAAGGTTCATTTCGACAACAATGCCCGTCAGAACTACATTGTGTTCGATACGCATGGTGTTCGCTTGGGCGTGCTGTCTGCCTATGGTTTCGATGCCGCAAAGCAGATCCTCAAGTCCTCCAACGAGGTGAAGTCTTCCGGTATCTACTATCTGCGTAACCGCCTCACCGGCGAAATGCAGAGCGTCCGTATCGCGAAATAA
- a CDS encoding glycoside hydrolase family 2 TIM barrel-domain containing protein — MKNFLVSSAFTCAALCGALTTVAYSQPNDEWNGKPRVFAVNVLTPHVTSMPYTTVKEAVKGDRHASEWYQSLSGKWKFYHVEKPAQRNNDFYKDNYDVSGWDEIPVPSSWQLLGYDHPIYTNVIYPWAQNNRVSAPGAPTDFNPVGHYRRTFTVPEKWAGKRIRLHFEGVESAYYVWVNGNYVGYAEDSFTDHEFDINKYLRKGENNISVQVFRWCDGSWLEDQDFIRLAGIMRDVYIYAVPEVHIQDFQIDATLASNYKDGILKTTAWIYNSTGKASGDYTVELSLYNENGTEVIAPSAQKVSGINPNGGEKSVHFEIPYTAPKLWSAESPNLYTAVLAIKDASGEIIQVESNKIGFRKIEIKKDNGAPRLYVNGMPIKFHGVDRHELDPDDGRAVTYERMEKDVILMKRFNINALRMSHYPNNPYMYDLCDKYGIYVIDEANVESHGANSELPKNSDDWRAPAVDRMNSMVQRDKNHPCIILWSLGNEAGNGNVFASERERAHQIDSTRFVHYEGDWNNADVNSWMYFGPDAVRSYNDANKPIMLCEYEHAMGNSVGDLQEYMDAFYGNPRSFGGFIWDFIDQGLRHQGTPYFEFGGMWGDWQNDDNFCANGLVFPDRSLQPEMWEVKYQYAQVRVKNVDAAKGKIQIESRYLYKNLGDFLDAYWSIKENGKVIKEGKLNGTQMNIGPNEKKEVTIDMPKIETSIGAEYFLDIDFRLKKDELWAKAGFSVGHEQFGIDLGQLWSTEVDISSMPSYKVNKTDGLSIEGTDFKIRFDESAGTLASYILDGDTIIKDGGRPNFWRAPIDNDKGFNMERGHGEWRKASLKRNVTSEVKEVSPQETQVTFNFSFPDVGSSKMKMTYYVYGSGDIVVSYTFNPDGSKSYLPNVGTLFTVPGGYEKVRWFGRGPHENYQGRNRGSFMGLYSTLADSMTVKYMEIGETGQRTDVKWATLTNNDGKGLMIVGNPRMEFSAQHYTPEQLTNVKLPWELKRDKDITLRVDLHQMGLGGINSWGAEPLNAYRLPANREYSHTFRLAPIRKKLNDPTEYSLLGFRNFGWNDLPAEKYPGDKIYENQPTKDITEDANPDPEQTTPVQPMVFKNAESAVTRNYSVFDMQGRLVAKFTTVGIEDLQAKTSAAVNRSGTYLVKSKSGNAFRINVR; from the coding sequence ATGAAGAACTTCTTGGTTTCGTCAGCTTTTACCTGTGCCGCCTTGTGCGGGGCACTCACAACGGTTGCGTATTCGCAACCCAACGACGAATGGAACGGCAAACCGCGTGTTTTCGCGGTGAACGTGCTTACGCCGCACGTGACTTCGATGCCGTATACAACGGTCAAAGAAGCCGTGAAGGGCGACCGCCATGCTTCTGAATGGTACCAGAGCCTTTCGGGCAAGTGGAAATTCTACCATGTAGAAAAACCTGCCCAGCGTAACAACGACTTCTACAAGGACAATTACGATGTCTCTGGCTGGGACGAAATCCCGGTGCCTTCTTCTTGGCAGTTGCTGGGTTACGACCATCCGATTTACACCAACGTGATTTATCCGTGGGCGCAGAACAACAGGGTTTCTGCTCCGGGTGCTCCGACTGATTTTAACCCGGTGGGCCATTACCGCCGTACCTTCACCGTTCCCGAAAAGTGGGCGGGCAAGCGCATCCGTCTGCATTTCGAAGGTGTGGAATCCGCTTACTATGTGTGGGTGAACGGCAACTACGTGGGTTATGCCGAAGACTCCTTCACCGACCACGAATTCGATATCAACAAGTACCTGCGCAAGGGCGAAAACAACATCTCCGTGCAGGTGTTCCGCTGGTGCGACGGTTCCTGGCTTGAAGATCAGGACTTTATCCGCCTCGCGGGCATTATGCGCGACGTCTATATCTACGCTGTTCCCGAAGTGCATATTCAGGACTTCCAGATTGACGCGACTCTTGCAAGTAACTACAAGGACGGTATCCTGAAAACCACCGCATGGATTTACAACTCTACCGGCAAGGCTTCGGGCGACTATACCGTTGAACTTTCTCTGTACAACGAGAACGGAACCGAAGTGATTGCGCCTTCTGCCCAGAAGGTTTCGGGCATCAATCCGAACGGAGGCGAAAAGAGTGTCCACTTCGAAATCCCTTACACGGCGCCCAAGCTCTGGTCTGCCGAATCGCCGAACCTCTACACGGCGGTGCTTGCCATCAAGGATGCCAGTGGCGAAATTATCCAGGTCGAAAGTAACAAGATCGGCTTTAGGAAAATCGAAATCAAGAAGGACAATGGCGCTCCCCGTCTTTACGTGAACGGTATGCCCATCAAGTTCCACGGTGTGGACCGTCACGAACTCGATCCGGATGACGGCCGCGCAGTGACCTACGAACGCATGGAAAAAGACGTGATCCTCATGAAGCGTTTCAACATCAATGCACTCCGTATGTCGCACTATCCGAACAATCCGTATATGTATGACCTTTGCGACAAGTACGGTATCTACGTGATTGACGAAGCCAACGTGGAAAGCCACGGTGCCAACAGCGAACTTCCGAAAAACAGCGACGACTGGCGCGCCCCGGCGGTGGACCGCATGAATTCCATGGTGCAACGCGACAAGAACCACCCCTGCATTATCTTGTGGTCCTTGGGTAACGAGGCCGGTAACGGTAACGTGTTCGCCTCGGAACGCGAACGTGCGCACCAGATTGACTCTACCCGATTTGTGCATTACGAAGGCGACTGGAACAATGCCGATGTGAACAGCTGGATGTATTTTGGCCCCGACGCCGTGCGCAGCTACAACGACGCCAATAAGCCGATTATGCTCTGCGAATACGAACACGCCATGGGTAACTCCGTGGGTGATCTGCAGGAATACATGGACGCCTTCTACGGCAACCCGCGTTCCTTCGGTGGCTTCATTTGGGACTTTATCGACCAGGGCCTTCGCCATCAGGGTACTCCATACTTTGAGTTCGGTGGCATGTGGGGCGACTGGCAGAACGACGACAACTTCTGCGCAAACGGCCTCGTGTTCCCCGATAGATCGCTCCAGCCGGAAATGTGGGAAGTCAAATATCAGTATGCTCAAGTTCGCGTGAAGAATGTGGATGCCGCAAAGGGCAAGATCCAGATTGAAAGCCGCTACCTGTACAAGAACCTGGGCGATTTCCTCGATGCTTACTGGTCTATCAAGGAAAATGGCAAGGTCATTAAGGAAGGCAAGCTGAACGGCACCCAGATGAACATTGGCCCGAACGAAAAGAAAGAAGTGACCATCGACATGCCGAAAATCGAAACCTCCATTGGCGCTGAATATTTCCTGGATATCGATTTCCGCCTGAAAAAGGATGAACTCTGGGCAAAGGCCGGCTTTAGCGTGGGTCATGAACAGTTCGGCATCGATTTGGGCCAACTCTGGTCTACCGAAGTGGATATCAGCTCTATGCCTAGCTACAAGGTGAACAAGACCGACGGTCTCTCGATCGAAGGAACCGATTTCAAGATTCGCTTTGACGAAAGTGCGGGTACCCTCGCCAGCTACATTCTCGATGGCGATACCATTATCAAGGATGGCGGCCGCCCGAATTTCTGGCGCGCTCCGATCGACAACGACAAGGGCTTCAACATGGAACGCGGTCATGGTGAATGGCGCAAGGCAAGCCTAAAGCGCAACGTGACTTCCGAAGTCAAGGAAGTCTCTCCGCAAGAAACCCAGGTGACCTTCAACTTCAGCTTCCCGGATGTGGGTAGCTCCAAGATGAAGATGACCTACTATGTGTACGGTAGCGGTGACATTGTGGTGAGCTACACGTTCAACCCCGATGGCTCCAAGAGCTACCTCCCGAACGTGGGTACGCTTTTCACCGTGCCGGGTGGCTACGAGAAAGTCCGCTGGTTCGGTCGCGGTCCTCATGAAAACTACCAGGGTCGTAACCGCGGAAGCTTTATGGGTCTCTATTCTACGCTCGCCGACTCTATGACGGTCAAGTATATGGAAATTGGCGAAACGGGTCAGCGCACCGACGTCAAGTGGGCAACGCTCACCAACAACGACGGCAAGGGCTTGATGATCGTGGGTAACCCGCGCATGGAATTCAGCGCCCAGCACTACACTCCGGAACAGCTTACCAACGTGAAGCTCCCGTGGGAACTCAAGCGCGACAAGGACATTACGCTCCGTGTGGACTTGCACCAGATGGGTCTTGGCGGCATCAACAGCTGGGGTGCCGAACCGCTCAATGCTTACCGCTTGCCTGCCAACCGCGAATACTCTCATACCTTCCGCCTGGCTCCGATCCGTAAAAAGCTGAACGACCCCACCGAATACTCGCTGCTCGGCTTCCGCAACTTCGGCTGGAACGACCTTCCGGCTGAAAAGTATCCGGGTGACAAGATCTACGAGAACCAGCCGACGAAGGATATCACCGAAGATGCAAATCCGGATCCGGAACAGACGACTCCTGTGCAGCCGATGGTCTTCAAGAACGCTGAATCTGCTGTTACCCGCAACTACAGCGTGTTCGACATGCAGGGCCGCCTTGTGGCGAAGTTCACGACCGTAGGCATCGAAGATCTGCAGGCAAAGACCTCTGCCGCAGTGAATCGCTCCGGAACCTACCTCGTCAAGTCTAAGTCCGGCAACGCCTTCCGCATCAACGTGCGCTAG